GAGGGTGAAGTTTGGACTCTCTTCGCCTTCGATGTCTTTGATCGCTTCGAGAATACTGAGATAGTGGAACTGGTCGATGTACCACTCGCCCTTTTCCATTTCGTAATCGAAATCGAAATCGTTCGATTCGATACCAAGATAGGTATGGGCATATTCGTTGAGCCCCAGGATCGGACCGCTTTCGGATCCGGCGTAGAACATGTCGATCTTTTCGATGTCGAAGGCTCTCTTGGCGTAGATGAGGATGTCGTTGACATAGAGAAAGATTTCGCTGAAGAGCTTCATCAGCTGGTCTTGGTAATCGAAATTCGATGTCTTCAGCCCTTCGTTTTGCAGCATGTCGTAGAACGCTTCCTCATCGACCCTTTCGCCATACAATTCGCAGAAACGCTCGTAAATGTTTTCAAAAGAGTATTTCAGCGATTTGGAGTAGAGATATTCGCCATCCTTGAAGAGCGCCAGGAAAGCATCCTCTTTCTGAAAATAGAGAAAACCGTGGACGCCGAATGCGTCGAGAATCTCTTTTTCGTAGATATTTTGAATCAGGTAGGGTTTGGGATAGATGTAGTCGATATACTTGACCTGTTCCCTTATCGGATCGAACGTTTCGTGCAGCACTTCCGGTTCCGCTACGAAAACGTGGAAATAGCGGAGTTTGTCGGTTTTTCTTTCGGGTGCCTCGACAAAGCGGATGACATACTCGACGGCCTGGTCGAGACCGAGGTCGTCATACGCTTTCAGTTCGATGGCATCCTGCAAATCCTCCGGCGGGATGTTGACACTGATCTCTATGAGAGAGGAGATGAAATCTTTCGCGTCGAGGGTGGATACGACGAAATTCTTTTTGTCGTATGTCAGTTTTTCGATTTTTTGCAATGCATTGTTCTGGAACTGGTAATATTCTTTTTTGTATGCATTGATCGAGACGATTTTCTGAAGGTTCGGGTTGACCTGATCTACCATGGTTTGCGATCTTTTGAACATTTACTGCCTCTTTTTAAGTCAATACGTTATATAACTTGGGATCTATTCTAACCCAGCAAAACTTAAATATGAATTCAAGTTTTGACGATTCGGTTGATTCTCATCACCAAGCCACGGATAAAGCAACGCTCTTTTATGCCTGATGCTACTGGAAACTGTAGCCAATCTCAGAAAGCGATTTCTTGTTTTTGGACCATCCGCTTTTGACCGATACGAAAAGTTCGAGAAAGATCTTTTTCCCCGCGAATTTCTCCATTTTGATGCGCGCATCTCTTCCGATGCGTTTGATCGTCGATCCCCCGCGTCCGACAAGTATGAGTTTCTGACTCTTCTTTTCGGCGATGATCGTAGCCTGCACACGATCAAGATGCGGTTTCTCGTCGATCTTCTCGATAATCACATCCGTTTCATAGGGAATTTCGTCACTCAGGTTGTCGAAAATCGACTCCCGGATCATCTCTTTGTAGATGTCCCGGATGTTGGTCGTCGTCATGAGTTCCGGATCGTAGAGCCAGGGAGAGCAGGGCAGATGTTTCCCGATTTCATCCAGCAGCTCTTTTTTCCCGATATCTTTGGTGACCGAGACGGGAATGAGTGCCAGAAATCTCTCCTGAAACTTTTGATACTCCGAGATCTTTTCGAGCAGTTTTTGGTTGCTCACTTCGTCGATTTTCGTCAGGACGACGATATGGGGGCGTCCTTTCGTGTTGAGTTCCAGAAATTTCTCGTAATGGTCCAGCCTGTCTTTTGCCGGTGCAAGAAAAAGAACAAGATCACAGTCGCCGATCGCCTTGATCGCCTCAGAGAGCATGAACTGGTTCAAAAGACGCTCTTTTTCATGGATTCCCGGCGTATCGACAAAGATGATCTGAACATTGCCGTGCATCACGATAATGTTCATGCGCTTTCTGGTAGCCTGTGCCTTTTTGCTCACCATCGCCAGTTTCTCGCCGACGAGCCAGTTGAGTAGCGTGCTTTTGCCGGCGTTCGGGCGCCCTACGACGGCAACGAATCCCGCTTTCGTCGGACAGTCAGAGGATGTAGCGCGCAATATCTTCATCCTCGACGATGGAATCGAGCTTACCATGGACATAATCGGCAGTTATCGTGAAAGTTTTACCCCTGTACCGGTCCGCTTCGAAACTGATCTCTTCCAGGACCTTTTCGATGACGGTATGCAGACGCCGCGCACCGATGTCCTCCGTGCGCTCGTTGGCCTGGTAACTGAGGTGCGCGATCGACCTGAGGGCATCCTCTTCGAAAACGAGTTCCATGCCCTCGACACTCAGCAGTGCCTGATACTGTTTGATCAGTGAGTTTTTCGGTTTGGTCAGAATTTCGTACAGTGCCTCTTCCGTCAGGCTGTCGAGCTCGACACGCAGGGGAAAACGGCCCTGCAGTTCGGGAATGAGATCGCTCGGTTTGCTGACATGGAATGCGCCCGCGGCGATGAACAGGATGTGATCGGTATCGATGGGGCCGTATTTGGTGTTGACCGTACTCCCCTCGACGATCGGAAGAAGGTCGCGCTGGACTCCCTCTTTGCTTGGATCCTGCCTTCCGCTGTTCTGGCTGGACACGGCGATTTTGTCGATTTCGTCGAGAAAAATGATGCCGCCCTGCTGCGCCCGACGCAGTGCTTCCTGTTTGATCTGCTCTTCGTCGAGAATCCTTTCGCTGGCACTCTGCCTCAGAATCTTTCGGGCTTCTTTGACTGTCACCTCTTTTTTGTTCTCCCTGCCGAACGAACCGAAGACCCGGGCCAGGGATTCCTGCACCTTGCTCATCTCCGGCGGCATGTTGCTGTCTGCCATTTCGATCTTCGGAGCCGGCATTTCCACTTCGATCTTCAGTTTGTCCAGCTCCCCTTTTCTGAGCTTCTCCCGCATCCGTTCGAAACTGCTTTGGTACTCCTGCTGTTTGCTCTGCGGGGCGTTTTTCGGCAGCGGCGGCAGGAGTTTTTCGATGATCATTTTTTCGACATTCCGGTCGATTTCCCCCGCTTTGAGTTCCTTTTGCTCCTGGGTGACGAGATTGATCGAAGTGGCGACGAGATCGCGTATCATCGATTCGACATCCCGTCCCACAAAGCCGACCTCGGTGTATTTGCTGGCTTCGACCTTGACGAAAGGAAACCCCATCATCTTCGCAAGCCGCCGTGCGATTTCCGTTTTTCCTACGCCGGTCGAACCGATCATCAGGATATTTTTGGGCATGATCTCATCCTGAATCTCTTTGGGCAGCTGCATGCGTCTGAATCGGTTGCGAAGGGCCACGGCGATCGTCTTTTTCGCCCTCTCCTGACCGATGACATAGTTGTCAAGATAGGCGACGATCTCTTTGGGTGTCATGGTATTGGCGTTTTGGTTGCTCATTTTCTCAATTCCAGTGTTTTGATATTGTGGTTGGTGTAGATGCACAGGTCGGCGGCGATGTGGAGGCTCTCCTCGACCAGCGCCTTGGGATCCATGTCGGCATGTTTCGCCAGTGCCCTGGCGGCGGAGATCGCGAAATTGCCGCCGCTTCCGATGGCGGCGATCTTGCCATCTTCTGGTTCCACGACATCGCCGTTTCCGCTCAGAATGAAGATGTGCTCATTGTTCAGAACGATCATCATCGCCTCGAGGCGCCTCAATACTTTGTCTTTGCGCCACGCCTTGGAAAAGTCGATCACCGCTTTGAGCAGATCCCCCTTTCTGCTCTGCAAAAACCCCTCGAACATGTCGAAAAGGTTGAAAGCGTCGGCGGTGCTTCCCGCAAAGCCTGCGAGCACCTCGCCGTTGTGGAGTGTGCGGATCTTCGTGGCGTTTCCTTTGAGGACGGCGTTGCCGAAGGTCACCTGTCCGTCTCCGCCGATGACGGCATAATCGTCTGCTCTGTAGGCCAGTATCGTCGTCGCTTCAAACATCTCCTCTACTCTCCGGCCACTTCGAATTTGAGAGAGGCATGGATGCCGTGTCCCAGTTTGATATCGGCTTCGTATTCGCCCGTTGCCTTGATCGCATGGTCGAGGTGGATGTGCTTTTTGTCCACTTCCAGCCCGATCTCTGCCAGGGCGTCGGCCAGATCATGGTTCGTGATGGCTCCAAAGAGCGATCCGTTGGCCCCAAGCTTCTTTTTGATCACCGGATGGACACTTTCGAGTCTCTTTTTCATCTCTTCAAGACGCGCGATCTCCGCCGCTTCTTCCGCTGCTTTGCGCTGCTGCTGCGCCTGCCACTCGGCGACCACTTCCGGAGTCGCCACTTTGGCGAATCCCTTGGCGACGAGGAAGTTTTTCCCGTAGCCGTCTTTCACCTCTTTGATCTCTCCGGCTTTGCCCAAACTTTTCACATCTTTTATCAACAGTACTTTCATAAACTGAACTCCTACGTATAATTTGGGTGATTATATCGAAAATAGCGTAATTCGGTTATAATTCCGAAAAAATCGAGGGGGAAGGTCGATCATGTTCATACCGTTTCGCGTACCCGATTTCGACACGTTCGTCGATGCGTTGCAGAATCTCTTGAAAGAGAACGAAAAAAAGATCGAAGCGCTGTTGGCCCAAAGCGAGAAGGAGTACATCACTTTCGCCAGGCCCTATATGGAGACATTCGAAAAGCTCGATCTCTTCTTTACCCCGCTCTCCCATCTCAACAGCGTGGAGAACTCCGAAAAGACGCAGAAAACCTACGAAGCGTCGCTGCCGCTGCTTTCGCACTACCATACGAAACTCATGCAGAACAAAAAACTCTATGAGGCCTTTGCGTCGATACGGGGCGAGGATGCGGCGCAAAAGGAGATGCTGCGGCTTGAAATCCGGGACTTCAGACTCTCCGGCGTCGATCTTCCCGAAGAGAAGAAAAAGAGGCTCGAAGAGATCGACCTGAAACTCAGCGAGCTCAACAACCGTTTCTCCCAGAACCTTCTTGATGCGACGAACGCCTACGAACTGATCGTCGAAGATCCGAAAGACGTGGAGGGAATTCCGCAAAACGATCTGAAACTCGCAGAAACGGAAAAGGAGGGAAAACGAGTCTGGAAATTCACTCTTCAGCTGCCAAGCTACATGGCCTACATGAGCTATGGGCCCAACAGAGCGCTGCGCGAGGAGCTCTACCGGGCCTACGTGACCCGGGCTCCCGAAAACGGGGACGTCATCGACGAGATACTGCGGCTTCGGGACGAGAAGGCCAAAATACTCGGATTCGACCATTACAGCGAGCTTTCGCTGGCCACCAAAATGGCGCCGAACGACGATGCCGTCGTCCGTTTTCTGAATGAACTGGCCGACGCGTCACTCCCCCACGCTGAAAAAGAGGTCCACAAACTCGAACAACTGGCACGTGAGGAGGGGCTCGATACCATCGAGAGCTTCGACGTCGCCTACTACAGTGAAAAACTCAAAAAGAGAGAACTCGATTTCGACGACGAGATGACACGTCCGTTTTTCGAGCAGGGCAGGGTAGTGAAGGGACTGCTCGACTTTGTCAGCGAGCTTTTCGGAATCGACTTCGTCGAAGTCGATGTGCCGGTTTGGAACGAGAAGGTAAAAGTCTATGATCTCGTAGAAAACGGCGAAAGCTTCGCCAGGATCTATTTCGATCTCGAGGCCCGAAAAAACAAGCGCGGCGGTGCATGGATGAACGACTGGCAGACCCATCATGAGGACGAAAATGGAAGGGTACATCCCGCCTCCGCTTTTGTCGTGTGCAATTTCCCGCCATCGAGTGGCGATGTACCGTCTCTTTTGCGTCACGATGATGTTGTGACACTCTTTCACGAGATGGGGCACGCCATCCATCACCTTTTCAGCAGGGTCAGGGAACGGTTCGTCAGCGGTATTCATGGGGTCGCGTGGGATGTGGTCGAGTTTCCGTCCCAGTTTCTTGAAAATTTTGCCTACGAAAAAGAGGTGCTCGACCGCTTCGCGAGACATTACGAAACCGGGGAGTCCCTTCCGCGCGAACTGGCGGAAAAGATCAAACGAAGCAGGAATTTTCTCGCGGCCATGGGAATGTTGAGGCAGATAGAGTTCGCCCTTTTTGACTTTATGCTTCATCAAAGACTCTATCAGGGAGAGGAGGTCCAGCGGCTTCTCGATGGATTGCGGGAACGGCTGGCGCTGATCAAACCGCCGGCCTACAACCGTTTTCAGTGGGGTTTCGCGCATATTTTCGCGGGGGGATACGCGGCAGGCTACTACAGTTACAAATGGGCAGAAGTGCTTAGTGCCGACGCCTTTTTCGCCTGTTACGAAAAAGGGCGCATAAAAAGGGAGATGACAGACGGTTACAAACAGACCATATTGGAAAAAGGCGCCAGCGCGCCAATGGACAGCCTCTATCGCGAATGGCTGGGACGCGACCCCGATCCGAATGCGCTTGTGAAACTCTACGATCTGGCAAGTCGATGAGCAGTTTTGAATTCTGGGGGTACGTTCTTGTCATCGGGTCGATACTGACCTACATCTGCTGGGGATTCGTTTTCGCGATTCAGGGCCTTCTGCTGCTGCACGGTCGGCCCGAGGCGGTGGCCTGGCTGAAAAAGCGCTACACGATCAAAAGTTTTATGCGCGAACTCTACGTTTTCATGCCTATGCTCTATATTTTCCATTTTCTGCTGGAAGTGCTCCCGCGCCTGATAGGGATCGACGATGCCGTCATAAAATTCAGCGTGGGGGACCTGATCGAGCGTGCCGAAGACGCACTGGGCCGTTGATTGGAGAATCCCTTCAAACTATATCTGCAAAAAAGAGACGGGTAGAGGTTTCCTCTATCTTTTCGCTTTCTTCGTCGTTGACAACAGAACGAGATAACCCACGATTCCGGAGAGAAACGATCCGATAAGAATGCCCAGCCGCTCGTCGACGAGGGGGATGCAGGCACCGCCGGTGCATTCGAAGGCGAGCGATCCGATGAAAAGGCTCATCGTAAAACCGACACCCCCCAAAACGGAGAGGCCGTAAAGATGTTTCCATCCTATCCCGTCGGGGAGCGAGCCAAGACGCAGGAAGATGGCCAGCGAGCTGAAGAGGAAGATGCCAAGCTGCTTGCCCAAAAAGAGCCCAAGTGCGATTCCAACCGTCACGGCGTCTGTGAAATCCCCTACCGAGACGTTGGAAAAGCTGATTCCTGTATTGACGAAGGCGAACAGCGGAAGAATGACATGGTTGACAGGCGCATGTAGCGAGTGTTCCAGGGCATGAAAGCTCGCCTTGTTGTTTCGTATCGGAATGAAGAGGCCCAGTATGACGCCGGCAAGCGTGGCATGGACCCCCGATTTGAGCATCGCGACCCACATGACGATGCCGATGAGAACATAGGCGGTATTGTTCACGACTCCCCCTCTGTTCATCATGAAAAGAGTGAATATCGTGGCTGCGACGATGCCCAGTGAGAGGTAGGAGAGGCCGGAGGTATAAAAAAGTGCGATGATGATGATCGCCCCGAGGTCGTCGATGATGGCCAATGTTAAAAGAAAGAGTTTAAGCACCGGCGGAACCCTTTTGCCCAGCAGAGAAAGGATGCCCAGGGCGAAGGCGATATCGGTGGCCGTGGGTATGGCCCACCCCTGCATCGCAGCGGGGTTTTCGCTGTTGAAAAAGGCGTAGATTATCGCTGGAATGGCCATGCCGCCGAATGCCGCGAAGGCGGGCACAGTGATTTTTCCGGGATCTTTCAGCTCCCCTTCAACCACTTCCCTTTTGATCTCCAGGCCGACCATGAAAAAGAACACGGCCATCAGGCCGTCGTTGATCCAAAGGAGCAGGGGTTTGTCGATAATCAGCGTGCCGATGCGTATCGTCACGGGAATTTCGGTAAAGGCGTCGTAGTATCCCTTCAGGGGCGAGTTGGCGATGAGCATCGCCGCAAGGGTCATCAGAAAAAGCAGTATTCCCGTTGAGGAGTCTTTCTTGAAGAAAGCGAGCAGGTTGTCTTTGAGCATGGCATCGCGTCCGTTTTTGGAAAATTATACCATCAGTACGATGCCCGAAAGCGGTGATCTACTTGTCGTGGAATTTTTTTTGGTAGTAAACCGTGAAGACAACGACAACGGCGGTGACGAAGAGTATGGAGAGTATCTCCCACAGCAATTCATCGACCGTCATTGATATTCTTTAGTATGAAAATAGGTTCTTCCGCATCTTCGCAAAGAGTCCCTCCGCCGGCAACCATGAAAAGAGGCGGGTGCCCTCATTTTTTTCGCGCGTGGCCCTCGATGATAAACCGCAGGGCGTTGAGGCGGATGAATCCTTCCGCGTCTTTCTGGTTGTAGACCGTATCCTCTTCGAACGTGCTGAATTCCGGATGGAAAAGGGTGTTGGGAGAGCGTCGTCCGACCACCATGACGCTTCCTTTGTAGAGTTTAAGGCGGACATCGCCGTTGACGTTTTCCTGGGTTTTGTCGATTGCCGCCTGGAGCATTTCACGCTCGGGTGCGAACCAGAAACCGTTGTAGATGAGCTTCGCATAGCGGGGCATCAGCTCGTCTTTCAGGTGCGCCTCTTCGCGGTCGAGTGTGATCGATTCGATGGCCCGGTGCGCTTTGAGCATAATGGTGCCGCCCGGCGTCTCGTAACATCCGCGGCTCTTCATGCCGACAAAGCGGTTTTCGACCAGGTCGAGTCGTCCGATGCCGTGTTTGCTTCCAAGACGGTTGAGCTCCATTAGAATCTGGGCCGGCGTCATCTCTTCGCCGTTGATGGCGACGGGATCGCCACTCTTGTAGGTGATGGTGATGTATTCGGGGGCATCCGGGGCGTTTTCGGGGCTGACGGTCCAGCGCCACATCTCCTCTTCGGGTTCGTTCATCGGATCTTCCAGCCGGCCGCCTTCGTAAGAGATGTGCAGGAGGTTGGCATCCATGGAGTAGGGGGACTTTTTGCCGTGTTTTTCGATCGGTATGCCGTGGTCTTCCGCAAACTTGAGCAGTTTCTCCCGGCTGTTGAGATCCCACTCTCTCCATGGCGCGATGATCGTTATGTCGGGATTGAGCGCCAGGTAGCCCAGTTCGAAACGGACCTGGTCGTTTCCTTTTCCGGTCGCACCGTGGCTGACGGCGTCGGCGCCCGTGAGCTTCGCGATCTCGATCTGGCGCTTGGCGATGAGGGGACGGGCGATGGACGTGCCGAGCAGGTACTCCCCTTCGTAGATGGCGTTGGCCCGGAACATCGGAAAGACGTAATCTTGCACGAACTCCTCCCGAAGATCCTCGATGAAGATGTTTTCCGGTTTGATGCCCAGTTTCAGTGCCTTCTCCCTGGCGGGTTCGACCTCTTCTCCCTGACCTATGTCCGCGGTAAACGTGACCACTTCGCAGTTGTACTCATCCTGCAGCCATTTCAGGATGATACTGGTGTCGAGGCCGCCGGAATAGGCGAGAACGACTTTTTTGACATTTTTTTTCATGAAGCTGTACCCCTTGGAAAATTTGGAGTGATTTTATCCAAAAAGAGTTGAAAGGATTATGATGTAATGTCGAGGCGGGTGGAAGAAACGGACCCGCCGGAGGAGGTGAGGAATTTTTTGGATGTTTCGACTCTTTTCATCTCTTCGGCGAGCTCTCTTTTTTTACCGATGATGAGACCGCGGGCCTGATCGATCAGATGCATCGCGCGTTTTATTTCATCGGTCGTGTCGAATGCCGGCATCCGGTCGATCAGAGATGAGAGGCGTTCTTCGTCCTCTTCGATTAGGGCGATTTTGAAATCGTCAAGCCATGCCATCTGCCGTCACTTCTCTCCAGGCTTCCAGGAGTGTCCGGGTCACTTTGAGCACGATGTCGATCTTCTCCGGGCAGTTTTCGATATTGCTTTCTGTCATGAATTTGATCTGCTGGTTGTAGAGTCCTTCGAGATAGTAGGCGACATCGCCGCCTTTTTCGGGATCAAGGGAATTGATCAGTTCCACAAAAATCGCAATGGTCCGGTTGGTCCAGTAGGCCCGCTTTTCGATCTCTTTGTTCTCGATCGACTTTTTCGCCAGCGATGCGAAGCGGATGATCCCTTCGTACAGCATCTCGATCAGTTTTTCCGGGGATTCGATCTGAAGGTTGTTCTGGGTATAGGTACTGTATGCGGCTGCTGCGGTCATTAAAAAATCCTTTTTTACTTAAATTATGCATCCATGCAAAAATCGGGCTTTCACCCTTTTTTGTCGAAAATCATTCCGACAATCTCACGCATTTTGGCGGCCAGGCGCATCGCCTCTTCCGAAGGAATCTTGCGAATCTCCTGATTGTTGCTCGAATCGATGACCGATATGTAGAGCTCCTCGATGGAATCGTCAAAACCGAAGCGGATGCTCGTTTTGAGCGGGTTCATCTCTTTGTTGAGTTTGTCGGTAATCTCCTGCAGCTGCTTTTTCAGCTTTTCGGCATCGGCTCTCTCTTCCGTTTTTTGCGCCTCTTCCTTGCGCATCTGCAAAGAGTTTTTATGGGTTTGCTGTACAGATTGATGTGCGTGCCCAACACCCTGTGACGATGGGGGCTGCTGAGTGCGCATTGCGTTGAATATTTCCATGCGTCCTTCACCTCCGATTTGTGCTTTGAAGAAGTATCGGATGGTTTGCGAAATAGTTTAGGTCGGTTTCAAAAACCCA
This genomic interval from Hydrogenimonas urashimensis contains the following:
- a CDS encoding argininosuccinate synthase codes for the protein MKKNVKKVVLAYSGGLDTSIILKWLQDEYNCEVVTFTADIGQGEEVEPAREKALKLGIKPENIFIEDLREEFVQDYVFPMFRANAIYEGEYLLGTSIARPLIAKRQIEIAKLTGADAVSHGATGKGNDQVRFELGYLALNPDITIIAPWREWDLNSREKLLKFAEDHGIPIEKHGKKSPYSMDANLLHISYEGGRLEDPMNEPEEEMWRWTVSPENAPDAPEYITITYKSGDPVAINGEEMTPAQILMELNRLGSKHGIGRLDLVENRFVGMKSRGCYETPGGTIMLKAHRAIESITLDREEAHLKDELMPRYAKLIYNGFWFAPEREMLQAAIDKTQENVNGDVRLKLYKGSVMVVGRRSPNTLFHPEFSTFEEDTVYNQKDAEGFIRLNALRFIIEGHARKK
- a CDS encoding M3 family metallopeptidase, translated to MFIPFRVPDFDTFVDALQNLLKENEKKIEALLAQSEKEYITFARPYMETFEKLDLFFTPLSHLNSVENSEKTQKTYEASLPLLSHYHTKLMQNKKLYEAFASIRGEDAAQKEMLRLEIRDFRLSGVDLPEEKKKRLEEIDLKLSELNNRFSQNLLDATNAYELIVEDPKDVEGIPQNDLKLAETEKEGKRVWKFTLQLPSYMAYMSYGPNRALREELYRAYVTRAPENGDVIDEILRLRDEKAKILGFDHYSELSLATKMAPNDDAVVRFLNELADASLPHAEKEVHKLEQLAREEGLDTIESFDVAYYSEKLKKRELDFDDEMTRPFFEQGRVVKGLLDFVSELFGIDFVEVDVPVWNEKVKVYDLVENGESFARIYFDLEARKNKRGGAWMNDWQTHHEDENGRVHPASAFVVCNFPPSSGDVPSLLRHDDVVTLFHEMGHAIHHLFSRVRERFVSGIHGVAWDVVEFPSQFLENFAYEKEVLDRFARHYETGESLPRELAEKIKRSRNFLAAMGMLRQIEFALFDFMLHQRLYQGEEVQRLLDGLRERLALIKPPAYNRFQWGFAHIFAGGYAAGYYSYKWAEVLSADAFFACYEKGRIKREMTDGYKQTILEKGASAPMDSLYREWLGRDPDPNALVKLYDLASR
- a CDS encoding FlaG family protein — protein: MEIFNAMRTQQPPSSQGVGHAHQSVQQTHKNSLQMRKEEAQKTEERADAEKLKKQLQEITDKLNKEMNPLKTSIRFGFDDSIEELYISVIDSSNNQEIRKIPSEEAMRLAAKMREIVGMIFDKKG
- the hslV gene encoding ATP-dependent protease subunit HslV → MFEATTILAYRADDYAVIGGDGQVTFGNAVLKGNATKIRTLHNGEVLAGFAGSTADAFNLFDMFEGFLQSRKGDLLKAVIDFSKAWRKDKVLRRLEAMMIVLNNEHIFILSGNGDVVEPEDGKIAAIGSGGNFAISAARALAKHADMDPKALVEESLHIAADLCIYTNHNIKTLELRK
- the fliS gene encoding flagellar export chaperone FliS — translated: MTAAAAYSTYTQNNLQIESPEKLIEMLYEGIIRFASLAKKSIENKEIEKRAYWTNRTIAIFVELINSLDPEKGGDVAYYLEGLYNQQIKFMTESNIENCPEKIDIVLKVTRTLLEAWREVTADGMA
- the nhaA gene encoding Na+/H+ antiporter NhaA yields the protein MLKDNLLAFFKKDSSTGILLFLMTLAAMLIANSPLKGYYDAFTEIPVTIRIGTLIIDKPLLLWINDGLMAVFFFMVGLEIKREVVEGELKDPGKITVPAFAAFGGMAIPAIIYAFFNSENPAAMQGWAIPTATDIAFALGILSLLGKRVPPVLKLFLLTLAIIDDLGAIIIIALFYTSGLSYLSLGIVAATIFTLFMMNRGGVVNNTAYVLIGIVMWVAMLKSGVHATLAGVILGLFIPIRNNKASFHALEHSLHAPVNHVILPLFAFVNTGISFSNVSVGDFTDAVTVGIALGLFLGKQLGIFLFSSLAIFLRLGSLPDGIGWKHLYGLSVLGGVGFTMSLFIGSLAFECTGGACIPLVDERLGILIGSFLSGIVGYLVLLSTTKKAKR
- the era gene encoding GTPase Era; translation: MKILRATSSDCPTKAGFVAVVGRPNAGKSTLLNWLVGEKLAMVSKKAQATRKRMNIIVMHGNVQIIFVDTPGIHEKERLLNQFMLSEAIKAIGDCDLVLFLAPAKDRLDHYEKFLELNTKGRPHIVVLTKIDEVSNQKLLEKISEYQKFQERFLALIPVSVTKDIGKKELLDEIGKHLPCSPWLYDPELMTTTNIRDIYKEMIRESIFDNLSDEIPYETDVIIEKIDEKPHLDRVQATIIAEKKSQKLILVGRGGSTIKRIGRDARIKMEKFAGKKIFLELFVSVKSGWSKNKKSLSEIGYSFQ
- the hslU gene encoding HslU--HslV peptidase ATPase subunit — translated: MTPKEIVAYLDNYVIGQERAKKTIAVALRNRFRRMQLPKEIQDEIMPKNILMIGSTGVGKTEIARRLAKMMGFPFVKVEASKYTEVGFVGRDVESMIRDLVATSINLVTQEQKELKAGEIDRNVEKMIIEKLLPPLPKNAPQSKQQEYQSSFERMREKLRKGELDKLKIEVEMPAPKIEMADSNMPPEMSKVQESLARVFGSFGRENKKEVTVKEARKILRQSASERILDEEQIKQEALRRAQQGGIIFLDEIDKIAVSSQNSGRQDPSKEGVQRDLLPIVEGSTVNTKYGPIDTDHILFIAAGAFHVSKPSDLIPELQGRFPLRVELDSLTEEALYEILTKPKNSLIKQYQALLSVEGMELVFEEDALRSIAHLSYQANERTEDIGARRLHTVIEKVLEEISFEADRYRGKTFTITADYVHGKLDSIVEDEDIARYIL
- the rplI gene encoding 50S ribosomal protein L9, whose protein sequence is MKVLLIKDVKSLGKAGEIKEVKDGYGKNFLVAKGFAKVATPEVVAEWQAQQQRKAAEEAAEIARLEEMKKRLESVHPVIKKKLGANGSLFGAITNHDLADALAEIGLEVDKKHIHLDHAIKATGEYEADIKLGHGIHASLKFEVAGE